A genomic region of Phenylobacterium parvum contains the following coding sequences:
- a CDS encoding pyruvate, water dikinase regulatory protein, with protein MTAAARFATYFHVHLVSDSTGETLNAMARAVCARFENVLPIEHYYALVRSPRQLERALADIEDAPGVVMHTIVDDSLRTALEDGCRRLDMPCIAALDPLVSAMSRYLGASLTRRVGVQHALDTDYFNRMDALNFAIGHDDGQGGAELDQADVVLVGVSRTSKTPTCIYLAHRGVRAANFPLVPGRPVPETLSGLSSALVVGLTISPDRLIQIRRNRLLSLKEDRDTAYTDIEAVRDEVVQARRLYERQGWPVIDVTRRSVEETAAAVLNLLQSLRPSMKVVP; from the coding sequence ATGACCGCCGCCGCCAGATTTGCGACCTACTTTCACGTCCACCTGGTCTCGGACTCTACGGGGGAGACCCTTAACGCCATGGCACGGGCGGTGTGCGCGCGGTTCGAGAACGTCCTGCCCATAGAGCACTACTATGCCCTGGTGCGCTCGCCCCGGCAGCTGGAACGCGCCCTGGCGGACATCGAGGACGCCCCTGGCGTCGTCATGCACACCATCGTCGATGACAGCCTGCGCACGGCTTTAGAAGACGGTTGCCGTCGCCTGGACATGCCCTGCATCGCGGCCCTCGACCCCCTGGTCTCGGCCATGTCGAGGTATCTTGGCGCGTCCCTCACCCGGCGGGTGGGTGTCCAGCACGCCCTCGACACCGATTACTTCAACCGGATGGACGCCCTGAACTTCGCCATCGGCCATGACGACGGGCAGGGCGGCGCCGAGCTCGACCAGGCGGATGTTGTCCTGGTCGGGGTCTCCCGGACCTCCAAGACCCCCACCTGCATCTATCTGGCCCACCGGGGTGTCCGTGCCGCCAACTTCCCCCTTGTTCCCGGCCGTCCTGTGCCAGAGACCCTCTCTGGCCTGTCCTCCGCCCTTGTCGTGGGCCTGACCATCTCCCCGGACCGCCTGATCCAGATCCGGCGCAACCGGCTGCTCTCCCTCAAGGAGGACCGCGACACCGCCTACACGGACATCGAGGCTGTGCGGGACGAAGTCGTCCAGGCCCGGCGGCTGTATGAACGGCAGGGCTGGCCCGTGATTGACGTCACACGCCGGTCGGTCGAGGAGACCGCCGCCGCAGTCCTCAATCTTTTGCAGTCCCTGCGCCCATCGATGAAGGTGGTCCCATGA
- a CDS encoding Maf family protein: MSPPDVILASRSSARSALLRGAGVSFETADSGVDETVLKTAILGRGGSPAEVAAALAREKALAVSRARPGLVIGADQTLDFEGRLHDKPASLAEAAQRLRAMRGRPHALHAAVAAARDGAVIWETLSTAELVMRPFSDTFLEAYLASEGEEVLTSVGAYRLEGPGVQLFSEIRGDYFTILGLPLTGLLDLLRSEGVLAP, translated from the coding sequence ATGAGCCCGCCCGATGTGATCCTCGCCTCCCGAAGCTCCGCGCGCTCGGCCCTGCTCCGCGGCGCCGGCGTCTCCTTTGAAACGGCCGATTCCGGGGTCGATGAGACAGTCCTGAAGACGGCGATCCTCGGCCGGGGGGGAAGCCCCGCCGAAGTCGCCGCCGCGCTGGCGCGGGAGAAGGCCCTCGCCGTGTCCAGGGCCCGGCCGGGCCTGGTGATCGGCGCAGACCAGACCCTGGATTTCGAGGGTCGCCTTCACGACAAGCCCGCCAGCCTGGCGGAAGCCGCCCAGCGGCTTCGCGCCATGAGGGGCAGACCGCACGCCCTGCACGCCGCTGTCGCCGCGGCTCGGGATGGGGCGGTCATCTGGGAGACCCTGTCCACCGCCGAACTGGTGATGCGCCCCTTCAGCGACACCTTTCTGGAGGCCTATCTGGCCTCGGAGGGCGAGGAGGTCCTCACTTCCGTCGGCGCCTATCGGCTCGAGGGCCCGGGGGTGCAGCTCTTCTCCGAAATCCGCGGGGACTATTTCACCATCCTGGGCCTACCCCTGACCGGGCTCCTGGACCTTCTACGCAGCGAGGGCGTGCTGGCGCCATGA
- the aroE gene encoding shikimate dehydrogenase yields the protein MNLTSTTRLAGVVGHPVSHSLSPVLHNTWLEAAGLDGAYLAFGLAADRFRAFVDGFRGGSLAGVNVTLPFKTEALAVADRVSARAHAAGAANVLIFEVDGSVSADNTDGEGLLYAFARQATGFQPDAGPLVLFGAGGAARGAVAAFLAAGCPEVRILNRTRARAEDLAEQFGDRVRALDPADPSVLSGAAALVNASSAGLGPDAPPPPSFDRAPASAVVMDMTYRPLRTPFLEAAAARGLRTVDGLDMLIGQAIPAFEAFFGQPPPDAAEVRGRVLRLLGEAS from the coding sequence ATGAACCTGACGTCCACGACGCGCCTGGCCGGGGTTGTGGGACACCCCGTTTCCCACTCCCTCAGCCCGGTCCTGCACAACACCTGGCTGGAGGCCGCCGGCCTGGACGGCGCCTACCTGGCTTTCGGCCTGGCGGCGGATCGGTTCAGAGCCTTTGTCGACGGCTTTCGAGGCGGGTCCCTTGCGGGCGTCAACGTGACCCTTCCCTTCAAGACCGAGGCCCTGGCCGTCGCCGACCGGGTCAGCGCCCGCGCCCATGCCGCCGGGGCGGCCAATGTCCTGATCTTCGAGGTCGACGGTTCGGTCAGCGCGGACAACACCGATGGGGAAGGTCTCCTGTACGCCTTCGCCCGCCAGGCGACGGGATTCCAGCCCGACGCCGGGCCCCTGGTCCTGTTTGGCGCCGGCGGGGCCGCGCGCGGGGCCGTCGCCGCCTTTCTCGCAGCCGGCTGTCCGGAGGTGCGAATCCTCAACCGCACCCGCGCCCGCGCGGAGGACCTGGCCGAACAGTTCGGCGACCGGGTCCGGGCCCTCGATCCCGCCGACCCCAGCGTCCTGTCCGGGGCGGCCGCCCTGGTCAACGCCAGCTCCGCCGGTCTTGGACCCGATGCCCCGCCCCCGCCCTCATTCGACAGAGCGCCCGCCTCCGCCGTGGTCATGGACATGACCTACCGACCCCTGCGCACGCCCTTCCTCGAGGCCGCCGCCGCCCGGGGCCTGAGGACGGTGGACGGCCTCGACATGCTGATCGGTCAGGCCATCCCGGCCTTCGAAGCCTTCTTCGGCCAACCTCCGCCCGACGCCGCCGAGGTGCGCGGGCGCGTCCTTCGTCTCCTGGGAGAGGCTTCATGA
- the coaE gene encoding dephospho-CoA kinase (Dephospho-CoA kinase (CoaE) performs the final step in coenzyme A biosynthesis.) yields the protein MIHIGLTGSIGMGKSTTAQMFRDAGVPVYDADAAVAALYVRGGAAVEPLEAAFPGVTRDGAVDREALRLRVLGDDAAMTRLNAVVHPLLGRDRLEFHRQAEDSGANVLVFDIPLLFETGGERNMDAVVVVTAPADVQRARVLAREGMTPERLDAILARQTPDADKRARADFVIDTGQGLEAAREGVRRVLEAIRDPAWKSRRAPAAD from the coding sequence ATGATCCACATTGGACTGACGGGCTCCATCGGCATGGGCAAGTCGACCACCGCCCAGATGTTCCGTGACGCGGGCGTCCCGGTCTATGACGCCGACGCGGCGGTGGCCGCCCTCTACGTCAGGGGCGGGGCGGCGGTGGAGCCGCTGGAGGCCGCCTTTCCCGGCGTGACCCGCGACGGCGCCGTCGACCGTGAGGCCCTGCGGCTGCGCGTCCTGGGCGATGACGCGGCCATGACCCGGCTGAACGCCGTGGTCCATCCCCTCCTGGGTCGTGACCGGCTGGAGTTTCATCGCCAGGCCGAGGACTCGGGCGCCAACGTCCTGGTATTCGACATTCCCCTCCTCTTCGAGACGGGCGGGGAGCGGAATATGGACGCCGTCGTGGTTGTCACGGCCCCGGCGGATGTCCAGAGGGCGCGGGTCCTCGCCCGGGAAGGCATGACGCCCGAGCGCCTAGACGCCATCCTGGCCCGACAGACGCCCGACGCCGACAAGCGCGCCCGCGCTGATTTCGTCATCGACACCGGCCAGGGCCTGGAGGCCGCCCGGGAGGGTGTGCGCCGTGTCCTGGAAGCCATTCGCGACCCCGCCTGGAAGTCCCGCAGGGCGCCTGCCGCGGATTGA
- the dnaQ gene encoding DNA polymerase III subunit epsilon, producing MAREIVLDTETTGFEPHLGHRLVEIAALEIEDFLPTGRSFHAYIDPERDMPVEAERVHGLSAAFLKGKPRFADAEVANAFLDFIGDAPVVAHNAAFDRAFVNWELGLAGLPDIPEPRWVDTLALARRRFPGMQNSLDALCKRFKISLSEREKHGALIDARLLASVYLELCGGRERALELTVAVSAGSFDAGPRGPYGARPRPLAARSTEAERAAHAEFVLGAVKSELWKSWL from the coding sequence ATGGCGCGCGAAATCGTCCTCGACACAGAAACCACGGGGTTTGAGCCCCACCTGGGCCATCGGCTTGTCGAAATCGCCGCCCTGGAGATCGAGGACTTCCTGCCCACGGGGCGCAGCTTCCACGCCTATATCGACCCCGAGCGCGACATGCCGGTGGAGGCGGAGCGGGTCCACGGCCTGTCCGCCGCCTTCCTGAAGGGCAAGCCTCGCTTTGCGGACGCCGAGGTGGCGAACGCCTTCCTGGACTTCATCGGAGACGCTCCGGTCGTGGCGCACAACGCCGCCTTCGACCGCGCCTTCGTCAACTGGGAGTTGGGCCTGGCCGGCCTGCCCGATATTCCCGAGCCTCGCTGGGTGGACACCTTGGCCCTGGCGCGCCGCCGCTTCCCGGGGATGCAGAACTCCCTCGACGCCCTCTGCAAGCGGTTCAAGATCTCTTTGTCAGAGCGGGAGAAGCATGGCGCCCTCATCGACGCCCGCCTGCTCGCTTCAGTCTACCTGGAGTTGTGCGGGGGACGGGAGCGTGCGCTGGAACTGACTGTGGCTGTCTCGGCCGGGAGTTTCGATGCGGGCCCGCGCGGGCCCTATGGCGCGAGGCCCAGGCCACTTGCGGCGCGATCGACGGAGGCCGAACGGGCGGCCCATGCCGAATTCGTTCTGGGCGCCGTGAAGTCCGAACTCTGGAAGTCCTGGCTCTGA
- the secB gene encoding protein-export chaperone SecB, whose translation MSDADSQPEASGAPEPGIRILAQFVRDLSFENPRAPDVLRSGGPQPQIDMGVEMNARGRDDGLFEVDLKLSARAAREDGPVFMVELVYGGLFAIDGVPAENLEPVLLIECPRFLFPFARRIIADVTADGSFPPFMLDPIDFGAVYMARKAEAEGMGEAVGTA comes from the coding sequence ATGTCCGACGCAGATTCCCAACCCGAAGCCTCCGGCGCCCCGGAGCCTGGCATCCGCATCCTGGCCCAGTTTGTCCGGGATCTCTCCTTCGAGAACCCCAGGGCGCCCGACGTCCTTCGGTCCGGCGGGCCGCAGCCGCAGATCGACATGGGCGTGGAGATGAACGCCCGTGGCCGCGATGACGGCCTCTTCGAAGTCGACCTGAAGCTGTCGGCCCGCGCGGCGCGCGAGGACGGCCCGGTGTTCATGGTCGAGCTGGTCTATGGCGGCCTTTTCGCCATTGACGGCGTGCCGGCCGAGAACCTCGAGCCGGTCCTGCTGATCGAATGCCCCCGATTCCTCTTCCCCTTTGCCCGCCGGATCATCGCCGATGTGACGGCGGACGGGTCGTTCCCGCCCTTCATGCTCGACCCGATCGACTTCGGCGCGGTCTACATGGCCCGGAAGGCCGAGGCCGAAGGCATGGGCGAGGCGGTGGGAACGGCCTGA
- the timA gene encoding TIM44-related membrane protein TimA codes for MLQLILLAAVAAVALFQLYAVLGRRMGRQPEDRAVRPEPAGPLRRPAVPLTTEAPATEEAPEGLAAVRARDSGFDAQVFLANVRSAYRTIVTAYAAGDREALAPLLGPDVLKAFEAGIAEREAAGRQESVDMPHPPRSDVEHAEVDGDLARISVRFLGELTQTQKGGAEDELRVFERRTAEVWTFEKDLTDRNAAWRLVGVDVAEA; via the coding sequence GTGCTCCAGCTCATCCTTCTCGCCGCCGTGGCCGCCGTGGCCCTTTTCCAGCTCTATGCCGTCCTGGGCCGGCGCATGGGCCGGCAGCCGGAGGACCGCGCCGTGCGGCCCGAACCGGCCGGGCCGCTCCGCCGTCCCGCTGTCCCCCTGACGACCGAGGCTCCCGCCACGGAAGAGGCCCCCGAAGGCTTGGCGGCGGTCCGCGCCCGGGACTCCGGCTTTGACGCCCAGGTCTTCCTGGCCAATGTCCGCAGCGCCTACCGCACGATCGTCACCGCTTACGCCGCTGGCGACCGCGAGGCCCTCGCCCCCCTCCTGGGGCCCGACGTCTTGAAGGCCTTCGAGGCCGGGATCGCCGAGCGTGAGGCGGCGGGCCGCCAGGAAAGCGTCGACATGCCCCACCCCCCGCGTTCGGACGTGGAGCATGCCGAGGTCGACGGCGACCTGGCCCGGATCAGTGTCCGCTTCCTGGGGGAACTCACCCAGACCCAGAAGGGGGGCGCCGAAGACGAACTCCGCGTCTTCGAACGGCGGACCGCAGAGGTCTGGACCTTCGAGAAGGATCTCACCGACCGAAACGCCGCCTGGCGTCTGGTCGGCGTCGACGTCGCCGAGGCCTGA